From Oncorhynchus mykiss isolate Arlee chromosome 6, USDA_OmykA_1.1, whole genome shotgun sequence, the proteins below share one genomic window:
- the LOC110525314 gene encoding transmembrane protein 161B: protein MGVIGVQLVVTMVMASVIQKIIPHYSFARWLLCSGGLRWYQHPTEDELRSLAGKQQKTKSKKDRRNNGHIDYKPLTIPKDIDLQLETKCITEVDTLALHYFPEFQWLVDFTVAATVVYLITELYYTVAQPSGEMNISVVWCLLVLAFVIKTLFSLTAFYFKLEEGGERSLCITFAFFFFVKAMAILIVTENYLEFGLETGFANFSDSATHFLENQGLESQGPISKLTFKLILALLCSLIGAFLTFPGLRLAQMHLDALNLTTAKVTQTLLHINFLAPLIMVLLWVKPITKDYILNPTLGKESVPLMTEEMYDTLRLWTILLLCVLRLALMRHHLQAYLSLAQKGVEQMKKEAGRISTVDLQKMVARIFYYLCVIALQYVAPLVMLLHTTLLLKTLGGHSWGVYPEEDFPCPLDSDPVMVAAPTAAPGPEVEAHLSVALGGLRTVFTPLLFRGLLSFFTWWIAACLFSTSIFGLFYHQYLMAA from the exons GGTGTGATTGGTGTGCAGCTGGTGGTTACCATGGTAATGGCCAGTGTCATTCAGAAGATCATACCTCATTATTCCTTCGCAAGATGGCTGCTCTGCAGTGGAGG tcTTCGGTGGTACCAGCACCCTACGGAAGATGAGTTGAGGAGCCTTGCtggaaaacaacaaaaaacaaagagCAAGAAGGACCG GAGGAACAATGGCCACATAGATTACAAGCCTCTGACCATTCCCAAGGACATAGACCTGCAGCTGGAGACCAAGTGCATCACAGAAGTGGATACGTTAG CGTTGCACTACTTCCCAGAGTTCCAGTGGCTGGTGGACTTCACGGTGGCAGCCACAGTGGTGTATCTGATCACAGAGCTGTACTACACTGTGGCCCAGCCCTCAGGAGAGATGAACATCAGCGTGGTGTGGTGCCTGCTGGTCCTTGCCTTTGTCAT TAAGACTCTGTTCTCCCTGACGGCCTTCTACTTCAAGCTGGAGGAGGGCGGTGAGCGCTCGCTCTGCATCACCTTCGCTTTCTTCTTCTTCGTCAAAGCCATGGCCATCCTCATCGTCACCGAGAACTACCTGGAGTTCGGCCTGGAGACAG GTTTTGCAAATTTCTCCGACAGTGCCACACATTTTTTAGAGAACCAGGGGTTGGAGTCCCA GGGTCCCATATCTAAACTCACCTTTAAGCTGATCCTggccctgctctgctctctgaTTGGTGCATTTCTCACCTTCCCCGGCCTACGATTGGCCCAAATGCACCTGGACGCCCTCAACCTGACCACAGCTAAAGTCACACA GACCTTGCTTCATATCAACTTCCTGGCCCCTCTTATTATGGTATTGTTGTGGGTCAAGCCCATAACCAAGGACTACATCCTGAACCCTACCCTGGGAAAGGAGAGTGTGCCTTT GATGACTGAGGAGATGTACGATACGTTGCGTTTATGGACCATCCTGCTGCTGTGTGTGCTGCGCCTGGCTCTGATGAGGCACCACCTCCAGGCCTACCTCAGCCTGGCCCAGAAGGGCGTGGAGCAGATGAAGAAGGAGGCGGGACGCATCAGCACCGTCGACCTGCAGAAGATG GTGGCCCGTATTTTCTACTACCTATGTGTAATCGCACTGCAGTATGTGGCACCCTTGGTGATGTTGCTGCATACAACCTTGCTGCTAAAAACCTTAG GTGGACACTCCTGGGGTGTGTACCCTGAGGAAGACTTCCCCTGTCCGCTGGACTCTGACCCTGTCATGGTGGCAGCACCAACTGCAGCTCCAGGGCCGGAGGTGGAGGCCCACCTGTCAGTGGCTCTCGGGGGCCTGCGGACAGTGTTCACACCCCTGCTTTTCCGcggcctcctctccttcttcaccTGGTGGATCGCTGCCTGCCTCTTCTCCACATCAATATTTGGCCTCTTCTATCATCAGTATCTTATGGCGGCATAG